Genomic segment of Schistocerca nitens isolate TAMUIC-IGC-003100 chromosome 9, iqSchNite1.1, whole genome shotgun sequence:
TTTACAGCCaagcattttaaatgcatgttgaatcagagcttgaagatgatactcattagttaaaaacctttgttgaatttgtataccgttactttaatatttccattcccctcaaaacattggtaatacaaatcacagtaaggattgtacactaaattaattcctctgcaacaggaacaacacccctttaaacatacatctgcaagtcgtggtttcaccttctacaatacttcactcccggtctcactcccttcccaaggactgcacacttttcatgtctttacacattactgttacatcagtgtgcaaattttagtctttgtattttatccttgctaccttcagaatttcctagtgtatagtccagccaacagtgtcaaaagctttctctatatcctcttgtaagatttttcataggaccaatactgcctcatgtgttgctactttttcccagataccaaagtaatgtatcctgaggtcagttggcacctaccagtttgtccactattctttacttaatttgtgtcaaactacaaccatgacttgccacactgatagttctgtaatatttccaaCTTTCAGTGCCTGGTTTTCGTggaataagaattattacttccttctgaaacgtgaaggtttttcacttgtctcgtatcttgcataccacatgaaatagttcgacttggctgtctgtctgaaggatctccacaaatgtgagggaatgtctactccaggtgccttatTTGGGTGCAGGTCTTTCATCACCATGTGAAATTATTCTCTTAGTCTATCTTCCACCTAGCCATCATCTGTCTCTTATAATATTGTactctaatttctcttgttatagtaaacagtttacgtaagagcccgtatttactcttttgatgaattttatacacaatctaatgtaccttaggttaaaggtaagttaaacaatccccattcttcctgctacaataaaaatattcagaaagaatatgtacaatctgaatgccttgacacagtgtattttttggaaagtggtccatacatgaaggtagttaccagtcctttgtgcattttctgctctgttcatataacactaaggtttttggttagtctatctctacaataggatgcagctggctgaaatatccagaaaggatatggaaataacttaatccaacaaaagtgactgcttatggcaacctttatacttttggggaaccctgcctccttttcacgagtttgtaaatgacttttttcttaatcttccttaatgtggcacaaatcaactcttccatcataacagttaccagcaacaacagagtgaaacagaaataaggttgtgatacataaggaatatcagtcacatgttacctatgtggattgctagtgtttgtaacagaagcctctttaagaaatttaataaatctaaaaggaaaacttagcagcagagtgcaaaatcacatgacattcaaggcaaaggtttcttagttgcatgtgaaacataccttgaagaatatactttgctcctgctgatctaaaccacttaaagggttcaaagttgtactgaagtatcaccattatgtagtactactactgaatgcagcctgttttgtcggctttggtgaataatagtcagtaaaaaccttactaatttatatgaagctggtatctgtacagataccattggtgatcttgcagctctctaaaaatgaaattataatgaaatccagacctttagccgcttacaggtgttgataattaggtatattctgcacacaatttctgatctgttattgccacatttcccatgaaatgataatatcttacacacacacacacacacacacacacacacacacacacacacacacacacacacacacacagagagagagagagagagagagagagagaactcaggtcaccaagctacagaattattatacagaaacaaaaaatataaatatcaatctattttattgggcatttacatattattacaccttactacaatcaatattaaaaataatacatgaaagtaaatccatctgccacacagcaaaaaataagcttaaatggataattcaaaatttaacttgacacagaatagccttaaaaattcaaattttatcaagtgtcatcagtgaagaactaaacatttttaagtgttgacACATGAACTGCAATCCACCATAATGGGTTACAAATAATCAGTTTAAGAATATAAAACATTTCTCCAACCACAGTGTTACTTCACTTGGCTCATACTGGAAGGAAATCCTAGGTTTACCACCTGACAGTGGATCAATACTGCGGCTATGGCAGTCTCTTCCACAATCACCAACTGAGGAACtgtttatagtttgtacagaaaatttgaaaactgtttttcatatcaatcaggacactcatttctaaagcacctcctttaactgtctcaaagatagctgaaacactatctctctgcttctccagcaaatcagcacacacacacacatgctaacaATAGCTTGTAAAGGAATTACAAATTCAGGTGCATGATGGAATGACATCATACAGCCAATAATTTGGCTCTAgatacatttattgataatttcactgggacacacataccaggtataatgaatactacattttaccccactgaaaaaaattatattcacacatattggaccttgtaatgtacaaataaagcattgtttgacgagactagaatgcagaatcatgctgacgagtggcacaaggaataaagcaatcacatgatttattacaaACATGGTATAGGTGCCAATGGAGGAGTGAAACCATCACTTTTTTCTATCAGAGCTGTTAGCaaagagatcttttgaagaagtacagggatagttgttatatgcaacatacaaaacaacacatgatatgcctttatttttttatagctgtaaagagtaatgtgggttatttggttttctttttcattcaagttgaaaatgcgagatccattcatgaagcactagccattttcaaggattggaatcccacctactgggttactgatttcttataGTCTGAGATAAACGCAACTGATCAAGCATTtcctcagacaaaagtttacttgtgcctttcAGTCAAACAGGTTTGAGGAAGATGGCTGAATAAATACCAAATGGCATGAAGAGATTTCTGggcatgtggcaagaaatttcagaatcaccaacagagaatTTACAGATCATACAGAAGAGATAGTGAGGCTTCTCAGAGAAACGAATATGCACCACTGTACGTttaacagcatggagagctgcatcaaaccagtctcaggactgaagaccacaacaacaacaacaacaacaaggaatagatcacatggaggtcatagcattccatttgaaggatcaaacaataagagctacctaaaaaatacaaataagggagatctttatgccaagttctgtaagcaaactttgtcacacatttgaatttttaagtagcagtagtgaaaaatatttctctgtggaaagttaataaggtagttacattgaccgtgatttgtatttcctttacccaagcaacaatgtctgcttctcattacaagaaattcttggattgttgagaaactgttcaaaaattacaatcaagttgcaaacatttatgtgccacaacaaatggcagtttgatacacacgtgaaatactatatggattgttttccttcaggaatactatcaatcttccaagatatccttggaatataacagtcttgatgcaatctggtgtgaattttcccatggactgaaggccagaaatccatcataactgaacctaacaaataaattaacaccaagtaattgagttatgcaacaCGAAGACAACTGATACATGTTTTCAAGGcacaattccaaaatttagtaCTCACTTCTTTTGGTGCCCAATGACATTGCTCACCAGCTGCAATGCCCAGAACTACTTTACAACTGAATTTAATAAACATTACTGGTATTCCAGTAACAGTAATTGCTTCTGTGTGGTATCTGCAGTAACTTTGCAAAGTTATTAAGAACATTAGTACCAAGGTGGTAGATATCCAATATGTAGGTAACTGATACACATTAAGCttccaaagcaaataaaaaaagtcaatacttacttcatttggtcccaatgacattgctgaccagataccatatcaaggaaacaccatactcttctgtcagagtgatactgggaaatctcatgttcattaacagggtagtctatctttttctctgtttcacgtgaatcactagacatgtattgaagcaagtgagagcaagtgcattcttacttggaaaaagaaatgcaaaatctttcctccatcactcatacgacatctcaatgccactaagatatatcttatttattttttccaccttttcaattctcaacattgtcccgtatttgaattaacctaatttaaagttaaaattttttacttcatattttaaaaagattgcaagttctacactaccatctagtttaattcctcagaaaaatcttttctttgatgaacaacgaaaaatccaggatggaatgtaacaatattatgaaaaggatagttgttgctgctcaccaaatggtgaagatgctgagtcacagaaaggcacaacaaaaagactgtcggacttatctttcgggcaacaagggccttttcaaaagcgcgcgcgcacactcgctcactcactcacaaacacacacacaaatgtagcaactatcctttttataatattttatctattgctacttcgaaattcaaatgtgcaacaaagtttaaaagcagagaCCAACATAAAGACCTCATAGCATTGCATCTCGAGGATCACAAATGACGgagcttatttgtattttacatagacaaAGAGCTATCTAAAATTCAAATAAACCGTCATTTCTTACCCTTCAAATGGGAAGTTATAATGTGTTTAAGACAGATCTTGTAAGGCTTTTGGCATCATTCTTCACTATTGTTTGGATGTTGATGGCACTGCTAATGGGAGACCACCAACTTCAGGATTTGCTAATTGCAAATCTTGCACACAGTTGCtcagtgattcaagtactttttgtaatgtttcgctgttgctgcagttgtatgtgagattataaatctgtttacacagctccctttcttcaaactgctgcaaaggaatattctgggtttgaacaacaccatctgtatttgctgcctcgacagcctcctcaacctcgacagcctcctcaacctcgacagcctcctcaacctcgacagcctcctcagctgcttcaactgcctcctcaacagcttcgtcactactactgccttcatatgaaattactgaagagccacttctaaagcccaccccatacatttcatcaagacagattaatggactagtcttataactttctggcactttatcaaaaccccactcttggtaaaaaataaagattgcacagaaatgcttgcatgggtatttatatctccgaaaatcttcacatgtgcaatctggtatatcaaagtttacaacataattacagtttctggactttgcactctccacacaaaatgaaccatccgatctcctactcactgatcttgcagttaactcaacttttgctgatgcatatcgctgcatgacatgtttcacaaacttgtttgtttttttatgcaaaaacagtggaacatctttgttataagctttgatggcagaattctgcagacagtactttctaattaggcttggaagaaactggtttattataaccttagtaaccccagttaaagtcctgtctgaattgtgtttaaggaaaaaatgttttacaaccttGTTCATGGCTTCAACTCCATTTGTACTGTCAATAGTTGCAAATCTGCCATTGTCCTCATACGCTTTCACCCATCTTTCACATAGCATTAGCCATTGCTGTTGAAATTATGGCCATGCATGCTCATTTCTCCGAGAAACCTCATGCGTTCGCAACTCTTCTACGaaatctctaaattctctctctgttggtgattctgaaatttcttgtcacatatccagaaatgtcttcatgtcatttggtacacgtagattatcctttttttttcaaccatcttccccatgcctgttttcgatggaaaaggcacaagtaaacttttgtctgagggaatgcttgctcaattgcatttatctctgactccgagaaatcagtaacccaatagaggggattccaatccttgaaaatgtctagtgcttcatgaatggatcttgcattttcaatctgaatgaaaaaaaaaaaaaccgacaaccaaatagcccacattactcttcacagctataaaaaataaaggaatatcatatgttgttgttttgtatgttgcatctaacaaacaactacccccatacttcttcaaaagatctctctgccaactgctctgatagcaaaaaagtaatggtttcacttctccattggctcccgtacaatgtctataataaatcatgtgattgctcgAGTCTTTGTGCGACTCATCAACCTGATTCTGCAgtctagtctcgtcaaacaatactttatttgtaccataaagggtccgataaatgtgactgtaaatagttttctctatggggtaaaaggtagtattcatttgacctggtatgtgtgtcccagtgaaattgatttcaacaaatctgtctagagccaacttaatgactttgagagatgtcatgccactgagtactaagtttttgatttcctttacaagtgaaggatgtatgtacccacttgcttcaacactttcagtagcatgtgtgtgtgcacttgctggggaagcagtcaaataataacgtagatagctcttaggcgggcatggcaatgccaaatctttctgtaggcttgcaagaacctgtaagacaaaaatgtatcaattatttaattaagagcattaaaaacaatagattttaaagtataccgtcaactgatcatgtaaaattttctccaagcagaaaccaaactggatacttacttttgccttggtatccctgtgttcagttgctgagtgcatactgtaatcaggatatacccttatacacttcatatttaaagttgctgggcagttggattttctagtatccatgatcctcaatctcttacgaggagtcacatggtcttcctaaagagggtaaagaactactataaaatttatttaataaactttccctgtaacgaacttgttttatggaaagtaagtatatcttaacacagcatgatattaccaagtgctcaggtacactagactctttacttttatagtattttggccccaaaacacagtgcctcgaccacacactctccactgcaaatgcacaaccaaaaaaggggatagggacatgtccctgcatttgcttgaagaaatgctttgttttacctggaccagttaatatatttctcacagacaaaaaaacattgttattgttaaataattcacatatgttattgttaattaactaaatacaatgtgagaaaacatttcattcatttgacaggtattgtcaaagttctgaactgatggaagcagattgtctatctactttacatagtactggagcaaaattttacaggatgtcacacctattgtatctagcaaagaaatggaactgtctgccatgtgcaatgaggataccatactgatttcgggcaactgaagtgctttattgtggttccaataaatgtggaattaatattctttgtaaacaaaggagatgtgaagaacacttatttagaaaaatgtaattactataaatgtggaattacaaaaaataaacttaactAGGAAGACAATAAAGCTAAACATGCCTGTCAATATGTTCAATGAGCTGACTACTGTTTTACATATCAACACCACAATTATCGAAAACCATAGAAACCATTTCAACATGAACACAGCAGTATAGATTCATTAAAACTATTTGTTAGTTGGCATCTGTCACTTGTTGCTAAAGTGTTGGCACACTGGCTGCTGCTGTATTATAGGCAACAAACAGAGCAGGTCACTCAGCAAGTGctgttcaatttaattttcatgttaaaaaaagtaggtttagctCAGTAGAGGCAGAGCACAGGTTGGGATTACGAAGGATGGGAGACGTATACATGTAACTCTGGGCAGTTTTGGAAGTGGCCATTATGAAATAACATGAATATGACATGCTCTGCTGACAACTGGTTTTGGAGTGACCAATGGCATAACTGTGGCAGATACGACATTTTATAGCCCAGAATTTAAACTCATTTGATAACCTAACCATAACATGATGTGCAATATATCCTAGAAAATGGCTGTCAGCATTCTACAGAAGAACTGTTAATCGTACTTTGTTCACAACAATTAATACACTGACCACGGGCAGTCGCAGCAGAGCCTCACACCTAATGCTGTTGCCTGGCCTGGCTTGATGGTGAAACATCCAACACTAAGCATGTGGCAGAAAACTAGCTGAAGCTATTCTCTATAAgcaaactcaaggggggggggggggggaattgtatttcagtgctaaaagcaaactaatttcttcctttcattaattatggcacctgaaactgtcctcacacaagctgcatggactgccaaattaccaactaatgagcagtcctggtttgtgttcagttacaggttataggtgacaagctgatttcaaatgaaataatgatatgaagaagaaatataaggaattaaaaagtaaatacaatgtcgaaaatgacacagcagagtgttagaaataaaactgcatccaaacctattaactaaataaaaataatgaagtaattttgataatattttggtataaaaaatatgaaagaatctgtcaagactcaaatccacaactttatatggaacaggaatgtttcttatccgttgcactatgccaccactctacattacactaatgtaagattatttggtcccaacgatcatgtgctaccttcaaccagatcagcctttcacattatgttacgatgtgaaagctagctctagcaccataaagatattgtaaggatacatagttatgcctactgtctgaaaatgttgtttaaggccaatcttgttgaaggcagcaaatgattgcatggcgttcaaacacatcaagaaaggaagtcagacaagaaaatggaagtggattgatcagctgttgtggcagtcaggaaatggcgaacagagatagtttggacctgacgcattcagcactctggaggaaaccagctccgacaGGAATTATCAACCAACTAATAATTTTAATCAGCCTATTATCAAATGCAAGTGTGTAAAAATTActgagtgtatggctgtgaaaatggataaatgacaaacaagtcaacacagacgaaaataattaatacaattctgccttgcatatcacaacaactattaacaacaacaaaaacagtcaattccatcaattgttagtgcagcttagaaagaaatgtccatttaaagtagcctatatatactatccctaattccagcaaactaagttcttccttcaagtatacataaatgaactaaaatggtaaaccacagaaagtaattaatgcagcagttcacttacttttcataACATCTGAAGAAGGCTCTTTAAAACAACTACTTCTCACGCAGTATGAAAACCCCACAGTTTTCAGATGATCGAGAAGTGTTTCCACCTGAGAATAAAGTGACCAGTAGCATAAACTGAGGGTAACTACACTTAAGGTTAACTGGGAAACATGAATGAAGAGGGAAATTTTAGGCTTTACAAAATCCAGTTATTTAATGTACACAGCCTTTCATCACATCTGATGTTTTTGACAGCTAAAGTAGGCGAGTGTTATGTTATTAATCATGGATGAGTTAACAAAATTGGGAGTtcatttgtttgctcttttgcttttattccattgttattcactgaccacaaattatgttactgttgacttcagttaaaattgtaatcataaaatgttctttcagttgtgattatgatgatgaaaaatattttccaagtgcacATGAAGTTTAATGACCTAGTTTTGGGGTTAACTGATCAGTACTTCAGTTAACCTCATTTCAAGCACGCCTTGCCTTATGTCAACAAAAGCTTTATTAAGCATAATAATTATGCATACTATGAATTCCAGGTTGTATATACTAAGAATAAGACAATCACCAATCAAAACTATCCAGTACAACTGATGAAAGTTGAAACTGGTTAATACAtccatgaaaaagtttttgtaaaaattacaaaatgatttctctcctacaactgaaaaatatcagttttcggctgtcaaactcttaacaaaagtggaagaaagaccTCTGACTACATTACTTCAATACAACATCCATTAAGCTTAATCACAAAATCTGCAAGCATCTTGGCACATTAATTTGCAAAGGGATTGAAATCTGTGACAAAGGCCTGGGAAAGAGAGCACGATACGACGAATTGCTCACAGAATTCATGAAACTTCCATTACGTACATGAGACACTCCCCTCAAGGACCACAACTTATGATTCTGCATAATCATCATATGAAAAAAACAGCATAATTTCGCATACTCTGCCCCATCATACAAGCCATAATCTATGACTTCTTGTCTTGAAGTCTTAAGTTATTGTATGATACAGGAAATTATCTAATGACAAATAGAGCAAAATCAATCACCATCAGGGCTGGTTAGCCAGAATTCCTtcttatcaccaacagaaataatacagcacttttaaggcttatttgactgatacactccaaacttaaaaataatttgccatctatttctactattggtattcctgacaaggttatagatgcagacctcaacatttctcctcctcgagaagtcaacactatccagtagaacaactgagataatatctccagaagacattttgcctcatcccaagtcctatgttgtgagacgaaaaactaagaaaaataaataaattacttaatAACTCACTCCCATCATCATTATCTCCAGTAAAAGCCAGAccaatagaagaaattaaaataaaatctagcagGGCAATAAGAAGAGTGTAGATGTGAAAGAACACCTGTAAGAGAAGTTTAACTTTGAGGGCTTCAAAGTGTCATAACGTTCTATACCCTATGAGGACCCATATTCACCAACGAGTATTTCTAAAGACTAAAACAGCttacattatcatcaaaatttcagtgtggtgctgagaaaattttagatcctgACAGACTTTGTCTACCAATATAATCCAGGAATCCCAATAGAGTTCCAACATTATCCACACATACTTCAGCAGCCACCTAAGCAGTGGTAATAATTGAAACATCGTAACGTGTATTAATTAAGCGGACAGTTATTACTGAGAATGGTATCCTGAACAAAAAGCTCTCACTCAGCATCCATCAACAATACACCTTTGCTCAGAATTCAGTAGGGAGGCCAAACGTGGTCATGTTGCAACATTTGCATAAAGTGGCATTCATTACAGTGCTATTgatgaaaaaagttgtttcataGTTTATGTCACTGACCTTGTTGAAACTTTGGTGGGAAACTAAGGATCTTACAGTCACTTGAATTACAGAGCTCCATATCCCTGCATAGACAGTTTTCTAGCTAATCTCTGAATTCAGTACCTCAATGAAATTCAGCTCAGTGCCAgcacaaagaaaacagcagtaatggatttgtgcaattatgcactggagctgatagtgcaattagaaagaactacgtaaaattcctgggaaaatgcaggatacatttatgtggaatacagagcccacgctctggcaatgacattagctgcaaatatactgctttttattttccttttgcatGATTGATCCCAGGCCCTGAGtcccattttcatgtgtgtgtcttctaaattatgccatttactcgaggcgacgtttgcgcttgagctgctgcaatgttcagtttctcttactgtaatacacagatgacgaactcacaaacggcgaattttgaaacaaagttgccattaacttcctaaacaccgatcattaattacaatattccacgtgtatatgttacagtaaaggtaatgtaacaatgcagcacctcacaacgaaaacaaagaaaaaattgcatAATACATAAACTCACTTAAAAATTGGAATCAGATCGCGGAAagcgacatataaaatttattaaagtGAAATCTTAACGcagcagaaaaaaagttattttctaaggcgcatatttttgccagccaattctaacataaaattattattacctcCTCCAACGAATTACAACAGCCTGAAATCAGGCCATCCTCCGAAATCTTTCAGAGCGTCACGAAAGATGTTTTCATACACCTGTCACATTTTGCTCGATAGCGAAAACACAACCACTCAAGATACACGGTCAGTATGACAGTGCAGAACAAAGCAGACGCTTTTCCCGCTAACTCGATTCGACCACAGATCTCGATCAGTCGACAAGTGTGCAGCGAGTTTgcgtatacgtcattttgacgtcacttccgagtggttttggaccacaatgatgtgtctgttaggcttccctGCGGTGTCTGGCGATACCGAAAGATGTCAGCACGGTAGGCAAGCGTGTATCAAATAACTGTGGCGCTTGCGCGGCTGGGGAGTGTGCGTCTGCGATGGGGTTTCTGCGATATAGTGATTGACGGATATGAATTTTGTTGCTAACACCAAGAAGATATTACAGAGACGTAGCTATGACTTTCTTTCGCAGAAATATTCTATTTTATTGATTACTTTAATCATTTTCTCATTGTTAACCACTGTAATACAATTTGGTGAGGTTAGTAAAACAATCATACCCGGTTGTACAACGA
This window contains:
- the LOC126203974 gene encoding uncharacterized protein LOC126203974 — its product is MLCERWVKAYEDNGRFATIDSTNGVEAMNKVVKHFFLKHNSDRTLTGVTKVIINQFLPSLIRKYCLQNSAIKAYNKDVPLFLHKKTNKFVKHVMQRYASAKVELTARSVSRRSDGSFCVESAKSRNCNYVVNFDIPDCTCEDFRRYKYPCKHFCAIFIFYQEWGFDKVPESYKTSPLICLDEMYGVGFRSGSSVISYEGSSSDEAVEEAVEAAEEAVEVEEAVEVEEAVEVEEAVEAANTDGVVQTQNIPLQQFEERELCKQIYNLTYNCSNSETLQKVLESLSNCVQDLQLANPEVGGLPLAVPSTSKQ
- the LOC126204394 gene encoding uncharacterized protein LOC126204394, encoding MKSKTKHFFKQMQGHVPIPFFGCAFAVESVWSRHCVLGPKYYKSKESSVPEHLEDHVTPRKRLRIMDTRKSNCPATLNMKCIRVYPDYSMHSATEHRDTKAKVLASLQKDLALPCPPKSYLRYYLTASPASAHTHATESVEASGYIHPSLVKEIKNLVLSGMTSLKVIKLALDRFVEINFTGTHIPGQMNTTFYPIEKTIYSHIYRTLYGTNKVLFDETRLQNQVDESHKDSSNHMIYYRHCTGANGEVKPLLFCYQSSWQRDLLKKYGGSCLLDATYKTTTYDIPLFFIAVKSNVGYLVVGFFFFHSD